In Arthrobacter citreus, a genomic segment contains:
- a CDS encoding PAS domain-containing sensor histidine kinase — protein sequence MDAVPLDFEALFHDAPAGYLISGADGTILEANRTLLAWLGMTRAELVGTSFLKLLPIGDRILYATHAAPQMGVAGAFAELAVDLLKADGARMPALLSASRIPAADGQPAMDRVIVFNAHERRLYEQELVNTLRKTEEAEEARASAEASVFAQQEALRQKDLVLQESLAESRRKGTLLETILNTVEVGVVVIDEAGNNILTNNRQMHNRQRAVPPGVRDADECELLMFGPDRVTPLPSDERPLRRAVLAGSYSDQLVWFGTGDGQQGLSVSARSVRGQGAFRGSVIVFNDVTGLVDAVRAKDDFVANVSHELRTPLTSIMGYLDLLLEDADDLPGHVTTSLKVAMRNSEKLLALVSDLLTAAAGGSTLALQAVDLTELIQSAVTSAAPRAGINGVQFVTDLPDTLPDTVDPQRIGQVLDNLLSNAVKYSPDGGTVTVRARRTGGQTSIEVADPGIGMTEAEQGEVFTKFFRSATARKAAIPGVGLGLVISRKIIEEHHGSITLHSEPGRGTVFTVTLPVTPAPADFVASGRL from the coding sequence GTGGACGCTGTCCCCCTGGACTTCGAGGCCCTGTTTCACGATGCTCCGGCCGGTTACCTCATCAGCGGCGCTGACGGGACCATCCTCGAGGCCAACCGCACCCTGCTGGCATGGCTGGGCATGACCCGCGCAGAGCTGGTGGGAACCAGCTTCCTCAAGCTGCTGCCCATCGGCGACCGGATCCTCTACGCGACCCATGCCGCGCCCCAGATGGGCGTCGCGGGCGCCTTCGCGGAGCTCGCCGTCGACCTGCTCAAGGCGGACGGGGCCAGGATGCCGGCGCTGCTTTCGGCAAGCCGCATCCCGGCGGCCGACGGCCAGCCGGCCATGGACCGGGTCATAGTCTTCAATGCCCACGAACGCCGGCTCTACGAGCAGGAACTGGTCAATACGCTGCGCAAGACGGAAGAAGCCGAGGAAGCACGGGCCAGCGCCGAAGCGTCGGTTTTCGCCCAGCAGGAGGCCCTGCGGCAAAAGGACCTCGTGCTGCAGGAAAGCCTGGCCGAGAGCCGGCGGAAGGGAACGCTGCTGGAGACCATCCTGAACACCGTTGAGGTGGGCGTGGTGGTGATCGACGAGGCGGGAAACAACATCCTGACCAACAACCGGCAGATGCATAACCGCCAGCGGGCCGTCCCGCCCGGCGTCCGGGATGCTGATGAGTGTGAACTGCTCATGTTCGGTCCTGACCGGGTGACCCCGCTGCCCAGTGATGAGCGCCCGCTCCGGCGCGCGGTCCTCGCCGGGTCCTACTCGGACCAGCTCGTGTGGTTTGGCACCGGGGACGGGCAGCAGGGGCTGAGCGTTTCAGCCCGCTCGGTGCGCGGCCAGGGAGCCTTTCGGGGGTCGGTTATTGTCTTCAACGACGTCACCGGCCTGGTGGATGCGGTGCGTGCCAAGGATGACTTCGTAGCCAACGTTTCGCACGAACTGCGCACACCGCTGACGTCGATCATGGGTTACCTGGACCTGCTGCTGGAAGACGCGGATGACCTTCCGGGCCACGTGACGACGTCGCTCAAGGTGGCGATGCGCAATTCCGAGAAGCTGCTGGCGCTGGTCTCCGACCTGCTCACCGCGGCCGCCGGCGGAAGTACGCTGGCGCTGCAGGCCGTCGACCTCACCGAGCTGATCCAGTCCGCCGTGACCTCCGCTGCGCCCCGGGCCGGGATCAACGGGGTGCAGTTTGTCACGGATCTGCCGGACACCCTCCCGGACACCGTCGATCCCCAGCGCATCGGGCAGGTGCTGGATAACCTGCTGTCCAACGCCGTCAAATACTCCCCCGACGGTGGAACGGTCACCGTCCGTGCGCGGCGCACCGGAGGGCAGACCAGCATCGAGGTGGCCGATCCCGGCATCGGCATGACCGAGGCCGAGCAGGGCGAGGTCTTCACTAAGTTCTTCCGGTCAGCCACCGCACGCAAAGCCGCCATTCCCGGCGTCGGGCTGGGGCTGGTGATCAGCCGCAAGATCATCGAAGAACATCACGGCAGCATCACCCTGCACAGTGAACCGGGCCGGGGAACTGTCTTCACTGTCACACTGCCCGTCACCCCTGCCCCGGCTGATTTTGTGGCCTCCGGCCGCTTGTGA
- a CDS encoding dihydrofolate reductase family protein, which yields MGKVLYYVASSLDGFIATEDHNLDWLLAFGFEAFQDHYDKFIAGVGSLVMGSATFEWMGREEPDTWPYGTMPCQVVTHRNLQAPPGSGVRFTSGDIRQICADAVRDAAGRNVWVVGGGDVAAQFAEAGLLDEMWVTYMPVALGAGRRLLPVSAPTAPMRLAGTTSFNGGAAELRFSLT from the coding sequence ATGGGTAAGGTCCTCTATTACGTCGCGTCATCACTGGATGGGTTCATCGCCACTGAGGACCACAATTTGGATTGGCTGCTGGCCTTCGGATTCGAAGCTTTCCAGGACCACTACGACAAGTTCATTGCCGGCGTCGGATCCCTGGTCATGGGCTCGGCCACCTTCGAATGGATGGGCCGGGAAGAGCCGGACACCTGGCCCTACGGCACCATGCCATGCCAGGTGGTGACCCACAGAAACCTGCAGGCACCCCCGGGCAGCGGAGTGCGCTTTACCTCCGGGGACATCCGGCAAATCTGTGCGGACGCTGTTCGTGACGCCGCCGGACGCAACGTCTGGGTGGTGGGCGGCGGCGACGTTGCAGCCCAGTTCGCGGAGGCCGGGCTTCTGGACGAAATGTGGGTCACCTACATGCCCGTTGCCCTGGGAGCCGGACGGCGGCTGCTCCCGGTGTCGGCCCCGACTGCACCGATGCGGCTGGCGGGCACGACGTCGTTCAACGGCGGAGCCGCGGAGCTCCGCTTTTCCCTCACCTAG
- a CDS encoding GtrA family protein: MASSKASPVRKVVRRLGSFSLVGTVAFLVDISLYNVLASTVLDDSPIAAKVASVAVATTVSWLGSRYLTFRRTRGRSIRSETLLFALTNFVGLLIATGCLYVSHYLLGFDSQLADNISGNVVGVIAGNVFRYFAYRYIVFTTAEERAARAGLKETPQKEPA, encoded by the coding sequence ATGGCCAGCAGCAAAGCTTCGCCGGTGCGCAAAGTCGTGCGCAGGCTGGGGTCGTTTTCCCTCGTCGGCACTGTGGCCTTCTTGGTGGACATCTCGCTGTACAACGTGCTGGCCTCGACAGTCCTTGATGACAGCCCCATCGCGGCCAAGGTGGCTTCCGTCGCCGTCGCAACCACTGTTTCCTGGCTTGGCAGCCGTTACCTGACGTTCCGCAGGACGCGGGGCCGGAGCATCCGCAGCGAAACCCTGCTGTTTGCCCTCACCAATTTTGTTGGCCTGCTGATCGCCACGGGGTGCCTGTATGTCTCCCACTATCTGCTGGGCTTCGACAGCCAGCTGGCGGACAACATCTCCGGAAACGTGGTGGGCGTGATTGCCGGCAACGTGTTCCGGTATTTTGCGTACCGGTACATCGTGTTCACCACGGCGGAAGAGCGCGCTGCCCGCGCCGGGCTGAAGGAGACACCCCAGAAGGAACCCGCCTAG
- a CDS encoding alpha/beta hydrolase, producing the protein MGKDIRIRNNVKVLGNPEGPVIMFAHGFGCDQGMWQRLVPRFSQDFTIVLFDHMGAGNSDVDSYSSARYSSLDGYTSDVQDIMEELDLHDVTFVGHSVGGMMGVAAAAADPSRFKSLVFLASSPSYMDYPEDDYVGGTSQHDIHELLDSLDSNYMVWAANMAPVIMGNPESPQLHSELEGSFCRINPTIAREFARVAFLSDVRHLLPQVSVPTLVMQCSDDLLAPVHVGSYTQEHLPQATLTVMKATGHLPHVSAPEETADTILGYLRQAA; encoded by the coding sequence ATGGGGAAAGACATCCGCATCCGCAATAACGTTAAAGTCCTGGGGAATCCCGAGGGCCCGGTCATCATGTTCGCGCACGGCTTCGGCTGCGACCAGGGCATGTGGCAGCGCCTGGTCCCCCGGTTTTCACAGGATTTCACGATTGTCCTGTTTGACCACATGGGCGCCGGCAACTCGGATGTGGACTCCTATTCCTCCGCCCGGTACTCATCACTGGACGGCTACACATCCGACGTGCAGGACATCATGGAAGAGCTTGACCTGCACGACGTGACGTTTGTGGGCCACAGCGTCGGGGGCATGATGGGCGTGGCCGCAGCGGCTGCCGATCCTTCGCGGTTCAAGTCCCTGGTGTTCCTGGCTTCCTCGCCCAGCTACATGGACTACCCCGAGGATGACTATGTTGGCGGCACATCGCAGCATGACATCCACGAGCTGCTGGATTCCCTGGACAGCAACTACATGGTGTGGGCCGCCAACATGGCCCCGGTCATCATGGGAAATCCGGAATCCCCGCAGCTGCACAGCGAGCTGGAGGGCAGTTTCTGCCGGATCAACCCGACCATTGCGCGCGAGTTTGCCCGGGTGGCGTTCCTTTCCGACGTCCGCCACCTGCTTCCGCAGGTCAGCGTTCCCACCCTCGTCATGCAGTGCTCCGATGACCTGCTGGCTCCCGTCCACGTTGGCAGCTACACGCAGGAGCATCTGCCCCAGGCAACACTGACGGTCATGAAGGCCACCGGCCACCTGCCGCATGTCAGCGCCCCGGAGGAAACCGCCGACACCATCCTCGGTTACCTCCGCCAGGCGGCGTAG
- a CDS encoding NAD-dependent succinate-semialdehyde dehydrogenase has product MTAYKTVNPATGETLQEFAEATDREISEAISAAHGAFASWRATPVESRSKIMSRVAELYRERSDDLAALIATEMGKPLREAKGEVALSANIYEYYATEGPGFMADEELTVKGGGGATVRTEPIGTILGIMPWNYPYYQVARFAGPNLMLGNTILLKHANNCPQSALAMEQIFSDAGLPQDAYINLFATNEQAADIIADPRIQGVSLTGSERAGSAVAEVAGRNLKKYVLELGGSDPFIVLDSADLDATVKSAVAGRMGNAGQACNAAKRFIVMEDLYEDFVEKFTAKMEKIQPGDPLDEGTRFGPLSSQAAADGLIEQIRDAVDKGATLHTGGSLVDGPGAYVQPTVLTGVTRDMRAFSEELFGPAAVIYKVSSADEAVELANSSPYGLGGAVFSTDEDRALEVADRLESGMVWINGVSGTQEDLPFGGVKRSGVGRELGRFGMDEFVNKKLIRTPK; this is encoded by the coding sequence ATGACTGCTTACAAAACCGTGAACCCCGCAACCGGGGAGACACTCCAGGAATTCGCAGAAGCGACCGACCGAGAGATCAGTGAAGCCATCAGCGCCGCGCACGGGGCCTTTGCCTCCTGGCGGGCAACGCCGGTTGAATCCAGAAGCAAGATCATGTCCCGCGTGGCGGAGTTGTACCGCGAACGCAGTGACGACCTGGCAGCACTCATCGCCACCGAAATGGGCAAACCCCTGCGCGAAGCCAAGGGTGAAGTCGCCCTGTCAGCGAACATCTACGAGTACTACGCCACCGAAGGCCCCGGTTTCATGGCCGACGAGGAACTGACCGTCAAGGGCGGCGGCGGCGCCACCGTGCGCACGGAGCCGATCGGCACAATTTTGGGCATCATGCCGTGGAACTACCCGTACTACCAGGTGGCCCGCTTCGCCGGCCCCAACCTGATGCTGGGTAACACCATCCTCCTCAAGCACGCCAACAACTGCCCGCAGTCCGCACTCGCAATGGAGCAGATCTTCAGCGACGCCGGGCTGCCGCAGGACGCGTACATCAACCTCTTCGCCACCAATGAACAGGCTGCTGACATCATTGCCGACCCGCGCATCCAGGGCGTTTCCCTGACCGGGTCCGAGCGCGCCGGTTCCGCCGTCGCCGAGGTGGCCGGCCGGAACCTGAAGAAGTACGTGCTGGAACTGGGCGGCAGCGATCCGTTCATTGTCCTGGACTCCGCGGACCTGGACGCCACCGTCAAGTCCGCCGTTGCCGGACGCATGGGCAACGCGGGACAGGCCTGCAACGCCGCCAAGCGGTTCATCGTCATGGAGGACCTCTACGAGGACTTCGTGGAAAAGTTCACCGCCAAGATGGAGAAGATCCAGCCCGGAGACCCGCTGGACGAGGGCACCCGCTTTGGCCCCCTGTCATCGCAGGCCGCCGCCGACGGACTGATCGAACAGATCCGGGACGCGGTGGACAAGGGGGCTACCCTGCACACCGGCGGCAGCCTGGTTGACGGGCCCGGAGCCTACGTGCAGCCCACCGTCCTGACCGGGGTCACCAGGGACATGCGCGCCTTTTCCGAGGAGCTCTTTGGTCCGGCAGCGGTGATCTACAAGGTTTCCAGCGCGGATGAAGCCGTGGAGCTGGCCAACAGCTCGCCCTACGGCCTGGGCGGCGCCGTCTTCAGCACCGACGAAGACAGGGCCCTGGAGGTGGCGGACCGCCTGGAATCGGGCATGGTCTGGATCAACGGTGTCTCCGGAACCCAGGAAGACCTGCCGTTCGGCGGCGTCAAGCGCTCCGGCGTCGGCCGCGAGCTGGGCCGGTTCGGCATGGACGAATTCGTCAACAAGAAGCTCATCCGCACTCCGAAGTAA